One region of Krasilnikovia cinnamomea genomic DNA includes:
- a CDS encoding tyrosine-type recombinase/integrase: MLAPIGADERYSPFGRVLPMLAYDAGHPPPARPVDGPGTDLVRAGLDEVTTALEARSGARASTLRWSRQLLAWLLAYPGEDWEQRWLASGADKAPRSWAAAAHAAGVVAVAGNAVTGCGLLIQARLLRPSYSWLLNTHFAVLFDRFPQANDPHEFARLRELPLYRRAGEKARHDAIAALVRVMIRTGKRLPQLTGDDLLGYADLVKASGRHRREHLAWELMVELGPFAGEPPTLRSAWTAKSSSRQYTAHALIGRYDLPPHPVVDLLTDYLTEIRPRLDYGTWTHVARSLGVVFWRTILEINPGQQDLRLTAEVAAQWRERLMTTTQGLPRSDYHAHLINVRAFYRDVSQWALADPARWARWAAPCPIRRIDVQTLRKAKRQRTARMQERTRTLTPLLPQLVETAARRRDWSGRLLTAALATPHGEPVTVDGVTYVRHDPPKPGRWNRDRIWLRDPDGGLLDATRLEADGFWAWALIETLRHSGARIEEVLELTQLSLRHHTPATTGTLVPLLHITPSKADRERLIPMSPELVQVLLAVQRRARGDADAIPLAVRYDPAEKTHGPALPHLFARRVGARQEVLSAHYVRTVLIATADAAGLRDGDAPIAFTPHDFRRLFTTEAVGAGLPLHIAAALLGHLDLDTTRGYTAVFPDEVITRHQQFITHRRTLRDAAEYRDVTADEWAEFEKHFQLRRVALGDCFRPYGSPCVHEHACVRCPQLRLDPAQIPLLDSIEANTHARIREAKGKQWLGEVAALRETLYHIGRKRDQLGAPTTRRQTPG, translated from the coding sequence ATGCTCGCGCCGATCGGGGCGGACGAGCGCTACAGCCCGTTCGGGCGGGTGCTGCCGATGCTGGCGTACGACGCCGGGCACCCACCTCCAGCGCGGCCGGTCGACGGACCCGGGACCGATCTGGTGAGGGCCGGCCTCGACGAGGTGACGACAGCACTCGAGGCCCGGTCGGGGGCCAGGGCGTCCACGCTGCGCTGGTCCCGGCAGCTACTGGCATGGCTGCTGGCGTACCCGGGCGAGGACTGGGAGCAGCGGTGGCTGGCCAGCGGCGCGGACAAGGCCCCGCGATCGTGGGCGGCGGCCGCGCACGCTGCCGGTGTGGTGGCGGTGGCCGGTAACGCGGTCACCGGGTGTGGCCTGCTGATCCAGGCGCGGCTGCTCCGGCCGTCCTACTCGTGGCTGCTCAACACCCACTTCGCCGTCCTGTTCGACCGATTTCCGCAGGCAAACGATCCGCACGAGTTCGCCCGGCTGCGGGAGCTGCCGCTCTACCGCCGGGCCGGGGAGAAGGCCCGCCACGACGCGATCGCCGCCCTGGTTCGGGTGATGATCCGTACCGGGAAACGGCTGCCCCAGCTGACCGGCGACGATCTGCTCGGGTATGCCGACCTGGTCAAAGCATCTGGCAGGCACCGCCGGGAACACCTGGCGTGGGAGCTGATGGTGGAGCTGGGCCCGTTCGCCGGTGAGCCACCGACGTTGCGGTCGGCATGGACGGCCAAGAGCAGTAGCCGGCAGTACACCGCGCACGCGCTGATCGGACGCTACGACCTGCCGCCGCACCCGGTGGTCGACCTGCTCACCGACTACCTCACCGAGATCCGGCCCCGGCTGGACTACGGCACCTGGACGCACGTGGCCCGCAGCCTTGGCGTGGTGTTCTGGCGCACCATCCTGGAGATCAACCCCGGGCAGCAGGACCTACGGCTCACGGCCGAGGTGGCCGCGCAGTGGCGCGAGCGCCTCATGACCACCACGCAGGGCCTGCCACGCTCGGACTACCACGCGCACCTGATCAACGTGCGCGCCTTCTACCGCGACGTCAGCCAGTGGGCGCTGGCGGACCCGGCCCGCTGGGCCCGGTGGGCGGCACCGTGCCCGATCCGCCGGATCGACGTGCAGACGCTGCGCAAGGCGAAGCGGCAGCGCACCGCCCGGATGCAGGAACGCACCCGGACACTGACACCACTACTGCCCCAACTGGTGGAGACAGCCGCGCGGCGACGGGACTGGTCCGGCCGGCTGCTCACCGCCGCACTCGCCACACCGCACGGCGAACCGGTCACGGTCGACGGTGTCACCTACGTAAGGCACGACCCGCCCAAGCCGGGCCGGTGGAACCGCGACCGGATCTGGCTGCGCGACCCCGACGGCGGCCTGCTCGACGCGACCAGACTGGAGGCGGACGGGTTCTGGGCCTGGGCGCTGATCGAAACGTTGCGGCACTCCGGCGCCAGGATCGAGGAAGTCCTCGAACTGACCCAACTGTCGCTGCGGCACCACACACCGGCGACCACCGGCACGCTGGTGCCGCTGCTACACATCACCCCCTCGAAAGCCGACCGGGAGCGGCTGATCCCGATGAGCCCGGAACTCGTGCAGGTACTGCTCGCCGTGCAGCGCCGCGCCCGCGGCGACGCCGATGCCATCCCGCTGGCGGTGCGCTACGACCCGGCCGAGAAGACGCACGGCCCGGCGCTGCCGCACCTATTCGCCCGCCGCGTCGGCGCCCGCCAGGAGGTCCTGTCCGCGCACTACGTACGCACCGTCCTCATCGCCACCGCCGACGCCGCCGGCCTGCGCGACGGCGATGCACCGATCGCCTTCACCCCACACGACTTCCGCCGCCTGTTCACCACCGAAGCCGTCGGCGCCGGCCTGCCACTGCACATCGCCGCGGCCCTACTCGGCCACCTCGACCTCGACACCACCCGCGGCTACACCGCCGTGTTCCCCGACGAGGTGATCACCCGGCACCAGCAGTTCATCACCCACCGTCGGACGCTGCGCGACGCCGCCGAATACCGCGACGTCACCGCGGACGAGTGGGCCGAGTTCGAGAAGCACTTCCAGCTGCGCCGGGTCGCGCTCGGCGACTGCTTCCGCCCCTACGGCAGCCCGTGCGTGCACGAGCACGCCTGTGTCCGTTGCCCGCAGCTGCGCCTGGATCCCGCACAGATTCCCCTGCTGGACTCGATTGAGGCCAACACCCACGCGCGGATCCGCGAGGCGAAGGGCAAGCAGTGGCTTGGCGAGGTCGCAGCGCTGCGAGAAACCCTGTACCACATCGGCCGCAAGCGCGATCAGCTCGGTGCTCCCACAACGCGTAGGCAAACGCCTGGATAG
- a CDS encoding ATP-dependent DNA ligase, with protein sequence MVQSTGRACAWVDRAGARVHSRAGRDLTAYLPDVCAALAEHLPAGVILDAELVCWDMARGRTAFADLRRRITAGRGLAAEVAQRPVHLVIFDLLRDGRHRELLDQPLAQRRRRLQRLLSGAPPQLALCPQTTDPDLVQAWFTDYAVAGIEGLVVKDSGKPYRPGAVGWKKVRRKTTTEMIIGGVTGTATNPSSLLLGRYDTRGRLRLVAQSHPVKAVQRSELAAGLQPMAFQGNGAGHPWPRPLPAGWSMNLTDRKPLPYVQVEPLLVAEVEVDGVIDGPGRHRHLCRHVRLRPDLAPDDVAPLCP encoded by the coding sequence GTGGTTCAGTCAACAGGACGGGCTTGCGCCTGGGTCGACCGCGCCGGCGCTCGCGTGCATTCGAGGGCCGGCCGCGACCTCACGGCGTACCTGCCAGACGTGTGTGCCGCCCTGGCCGAGCACCTGCCGGCCGGGGTGATCTTGGATGCTGAATTGGTGTGCTGGGACATGGCGCGGGGCCGCACCGCGTTCGCGGATCTGCGTCGTCGGATCACCGCGGGTCGCGGCCTGGCCGCGGAGGTTGCCCAACGCCCGGTGCATCTGGTGATCTTCGACCTGCTCCGCGATGGCCGTCATCGGGAGTTGCTTGATCAGCCGCTGGCTCAGCGCCGCCGTCGGCTGCAGCGCCTGCTGAGCGGGGCTCCACCACAGCTGGCGCTCTGCCCCCAGACGACCGACCCGGACCTGGTGCAGGCGTGGTTCACCGACTACGCCGTGGCCGGGATCGAGGGCCTCGTCGTCAAGGACAGCGGTAAGCCGTACAGGCCGGGCGCTGTGGGATGGAAGAAAGTGCGCCGCAAGACCACGACCGAGATGATCATCGGCGGGGTCACCGGCACCGCCACCAACCCGTCCAGCCTGCTGCTCGGCCGCTACGACACCCGGGGGCGGCTCCGGCTGGTTGCCCAAAGCCATCCGGTCAAGGCTGTGCAGCGGAGTGAGTTGGCCGCGGGCCTGCAGCCGATGGCGTTCCAGGGCAACGGCGCCGGGCACCCCTGGCCCCGCCCGCTGCCTGCCGGCTGGTCGATGAACCTGACCGACCGCAAGCCCCTGCCGTATGTGCAGGTGGAGCCGCTGCTGGTCGCCGAGGTCGAGGTCGACGGCGTCATTGACGGCCCGGGCCGCCATCGCCACCTCTGTCGCCACGTACGACTACGCCCGGACCTCGCACCCGACGACGTCGCCCCGCTCTGCCCGTAG
- a CDS encoding tyrosine-type recombinase/integrase: MLVLPSVGRVAEDQAGLPWLVMFPDGIVHEAAAGWFRELLIGDCSPATLRSYGYDLLRWFRWLYAVEVDWARAARDQVRDFVFYLREAPGPMRGASPVGFAPRTINHQLAVLSGFYDYVISCGHGPLVNPVPPASPQSRRVLEHHDPSRPWPVRRRADYRQRVPRQIPRALPDDAADALFSALRSHRDRALVAFWLSSGVRAAELLGLRHDRVDYGRRTIAVVSKGTRVVEQVPASADAFVWLSLHLAEGYLGSGADPVWWTLRAPRRPLTYHAARAVLIRAQAALGTRWRLHDLRHTAAMRMAADPGFTLVDVQAVLRHAHVSTTELYLQPRTDDLVEKMEQLRQRRLAAATQPPAVAAGYDQAAVRELLGLDR, translated from the coding sequence GTGTTGGTCTTGCCGTCGGTCGGCCGGGTAGCAGAGGACCAGGCCGGGCTGCCGTGGCTGGTGATGTTTCCCGACGGGATCGTGCACGAGGCGGCAGCCGGGTGGTTTCGGGAGCTGCTCATTGGTGACTGCAGTCCGGCGACGCTGCGCAGCTATGGGTACGACCTGCTGCGATGGTTCCGATGGTTGTACGCGGTCGAGGTGGACTGGGCGCGGGCAGCCCGGGATCAGGTGCGGGATTTCGTGTTCTACCTGCGTGAGGCTCCGGGCCCGATGCGCGGGGCGTCACCGGTCGGGTTCGCGCCACGCACCATCAACCACCAGTTGGCGGTCCTGTCCGGCTTCTACGACTACGTCATCTCCTGCGGTCACGGCCCGCTGGTGAACCCGGTTCCCCCGGCGTCGCCGCAGTCCCGCCGGGTATTGGAGCATCATGATCCGTCCCGGCCGTGGCCGGTGCGCCGGCGGGCCGACTACCGGCAGCGAGTGCCGCGGCAGATTCCCCGCGCGCTGCCGGACGACGCGGCGGATGCGCTGTTCTCCGCGTTGCGGTCTCACCGGGACCGGGCGCTGGTGGCGTTCTGGCTGTCCAGCGGGGTCCGCGCGGCGGAGTTGCTGGGACTGCGCCACGACCGCGTCGACTATGGGCGGCGCACGATCGCGGTGGTGTCCAAGGGCACCCGGGTCGTGGAGCAGGTGCCGGCGTCGGCGGATGCGTTCGTGTGGCTGTCGCTGCACTTGGCGGAGGGCTATCTGGGCAGCGGCGCGGACCCGGTGTGGTGGACGTTGCGGGCGCCGCGGCGCCCGCTGACCTACCACGCGGCCCGGGCGGTGCTGATCCGTGCGCAGGCGGCACTGGGGACGCGGTGGCGGTTGCACGATCTGCGGCACACGGCGGCGATGCGGATGGCCGCCGATCCGGGTTTCACCTTGGTGGATGTGCAGGCGGTGCTGCGGCATGCGCACGTGTCGACCACGGAGCTGTACCTGCAGCCAAGGACCGACGATCTGGTGGAGAAGATGGAACAGCTGCGGCAGCGGCGCCTCGCCGCGGCGACACAGCCGCCAGCCGTGGCGGCCGGGTACGACCAGGCGGCGGTCCGCGAGTTGCTGGGTCTGGACCGGTGA
- a CDS encoding DEAD/DEAH box helicase — translation MGLDLLLGQLCTTDTVVRGRQFELVVRFWLRADPSYGPTVAKMWRWEDWPGAGGQRDTGVDLVVQTTDGQLWAVQCKGHAVTTPVTKAHLDSFLARSDDRRFSRRLLVASTDLLSGNARDEVDRERDIPLTVVGLAELQAAKVTWPARIDDLLVADPQGSLRAARRELRQHQKQAVADVVAELDRQKAAGVKDARTTLVMACGSGKTLTCHGVHEEIDARRTLVLAPSLSLLAQLVREWAAQSAEAGGLRIAVVCSDATVAGDDLPKVSSSELPVPVTTDPDTLRTFLTDHVRDELPVVVFSTYQSSPVVAAAQKAADVAGTPVPFDLVVADEAHYLAGRPAEAFATVLHDDRVHAVRRVFATATPRVVSANVKARAADLDDRVVCMDDPALFGPVAHRLTFGRAIELGLLADYQVLVLGVEQTDDGAAAAVAERHLVQVGDDTTDAASFAALTALGTAWREHNVRTAISFHSRVERARQFAQLVTATAGQPLLQLPASVQASHVSGAMPTGKRAHLLRELTAGSEDDRLRLLANARCLTAGVDVPSLDAVVFVDPRRSATDVVQAVGRALRVADEKERGLIILPVVLRPRQDPDEALSTSAFDTVWQVLGALREHDETLAEELDSLRTALGAGRGVPRGALGKIVIDMPIWRGEDLAARLRARIIERTTSGFFHGLGKLRAFVAEKGHARVPTSWVTDDGFPLGTWAGNRRSQYRRGGELSADRVALLEALPGWVWHAHEDGFVEGLEKLRAYATEHGNTRVAKSWVTDDGFPLGTWAGSRRSDHRRGQLSPDRIAQLEALPGWVWDTKEDGFAEGLEKLRAYATEHRHARVPAKFTTADGFQLGTWVSNRRRRRGQLSPDQVAQLEALPGWVWDTKEDGFAEGLEKLRAYADEHGHARVPKTFVTDDGFPLGGWVSKRRSFHRDGKLSADREEQLEAVPGWVWDKYEADFAEGLEKLRAYADEHRHARVPAVFVTDDGFPLGGWVRKRRNFHRDGKLSADREEQLEAVPGWVWDAREASFAEGLEKLRAYADEHRHARVPAVFVTDDGFPLGGWVRERRGQRGRLSADRVAQLEKVPGWVWDARR, via the coding sequence ATGGGGCTGGACCTTCTGTTGGGTCAGCTGTGCACCACCGACACGGTGGTCCGTGGCCGCCAGTTCGAGCTCGTGGTGAGGTTCTGGCTGCGTGCCGACCCGTCGTATGGCCCCACCGTGGCCAAGATGTGGCGGTGGGAAGACTGGCCCGGCGCGGGCGGGCAGCGTGACACCGGCGTCGATCTGGTGGTGCAGACCACCGACGGGCAGCTGTGGGCGGTGCAGTGCAAGGGGCATGCGGTCACCACCCCGGTGACCAAGGCTCACCTGGACTCGTTCCTGGCCCGCTCCGATGACCGGCGGTTCTCCCGCCGGCTGTTGGTCGCCTCCACGGACCTGCTGTCCGGGAACGCTCGCGACGAGGTGGACCGCGAACGGGACATCCCGCTGACCGTTGTGGGGCTCGCCGAGCTGCAGGCTGCCAAGGTAACCTGGCCGGCCCGTATTGATGACCTTCTGGTCGCCGATCCGCAAGGGTCGCTGCGCGCAGCGCGCAGAGAGCTGCGCCAGCACCAGAAGCAGGCGGTCGCCGACGTGGTCGCCGAGCTCGACCGGCAGAAGGCGGCCGGGGTCAAGGATGCGCGGACCACGCTGGTGATGGCCTGCGGGTCGGGCAAGACCCTGACCTGCCACGGCGTGCACGAGGAGATCGACGCTCGGCGCACCCTGGTGCTGGCGCCCAGCCTGTCGCTGCTCGCTCAGTTGGTTCGCGAGTGGGCCGCCCAGTCCGCCGAGGCTGGCGGGCTGCGGATCGCGGTGGTGTGCAGCGATGCGACCGTGGCCGGCGACGACCTGCCGAAGGTCTCCTCGTCCGAGCTGCCAGTGCCGGTCACCACCGACCCGGACACGCTTCGGACGTTCCTGACTGACCACGTCCGTGACGAGCTGCCTGTGGTGGTGTTCTCCACCTACCAGTCCAGCCCGGTGGTTGCCGCCGCCCAGAAGGCCGCCGACGTGGCCGGGACGCCGGTGCCGTTCGACCTGGTCGTCGCCGACGAGGCGCACTACCTGGCCGGCCGGCCGGCAGAAGCGTTCGCGACGGTCCTGCACGACGACCGGGTGCACGCGGTCCGCCGTGTGTTCGCCACCGCCACCCCGCGGGTGGTGTCAGCGAACGTGAAGGCACGTGCCGCCGACCTGGACGACCGGGTCGTGTGCATGGACGACCCGGCCCTGTTCGGCCCGGTCGCGCACCGGCTCACCTTCGGGCGTGCCATCGAGCTGGGTCTGCTCGCCGACTACCAGGTACTTGTGCTCGGCGTGGAGCAGACCGACGACGGCGCCGCGGCCGCCGTCGCCGAGCGCCACCTAGTCCAGGTCGGCGACGACACCACCGACGCGGCATCGTTCGCGGCGCTCACGGCACTGGGTACCGCCTGGCGAGAGCACAACGTCCGCACCGCCATCAGCTTCCACTCCCGGGTGGAAAGAGCGCGCCAGTTCGCCCAGCTGGTCACCGCCACGGCAGGGCAACCTCTGCTGCAGCTTCCGGCATCGGTGCAGGCATCTCATGTGTCCGGTGCCATGCCGACCGGGAAACGGGCGCACCTGCTCCGGGAACTGACCGCCGGGAGTGAAGACGACCGGCTGCGCCTGCTCGCGAACGCACGCTGTCTGACCGCCGGTGTGGATGTGCCGAGCCTGGACGCGGTGGTGTTCGTCGACCCGCGCCGGTCCGCGACCGATGTCGTGCAGGCCGTCGGTCGGGCACTTCGGGTGGCCGACGAAAAAGAGCGCGGACTCATCATTCTCCCAGTCGTCCTGCGACCCAGGCAGGACCCGGACGAGGCTCTGTCGACGTCGGCGTTCGACACCGTGTGGCAGGTGCTCGGCGCGCTGCGCGAGCACGACGAGACCCTCGCCGAGGAGCTGGACTCGCTACGCACCGCACTTGGGGCCGGCAGAGGCGTCCCGCGTGGCGCGCTGGGCAAGATCGTCATCGACATGCCAATCTGGCGCGGCGAGGACCTCGCGGCCCGCCTGCGAGCCCGCATCATCGAGCGCACCACCAGCGGCTTCTTCCACGGGCTAGGGAAGCTCCGCGCGTTCGTCGCCGAGAAGGGGCACGCCCGAGTGCCTACGAGCTGGGTGACCGACGACGGCTTCCCGCTCGGCACCTGGGCCGGCAACAGGCGTAGCCAGTACCGCCGAGGCGGCGAGCTCAGTGCGGACCGCGTGGCGCTGCTGGAGGCGCTTCCCGGTTGGGTGTGGCACGCGCACGAGGATGGCTTCGTCGAGGGCTTGGAGAAGCTCCGCGCCTACGCCACCGAGCACGGAAACACCCGCGTGGCTAAAAGCTGGGTGACCGACGACGGCTTCCCGCTCGGCACCTGGGCCGGCAGCAGGCGGAGCGACCACCGGCGCGGGCAGCTCAGCCCGGACCGGATCGCCCAACTGGAGGCGCTTCCCGGCTGGGTGTGGGACACGAAGGAGGACGGTTTCGCCGAGGGCCTGGAGAAGCTCCGCGCCTACGCCACCGAGCACCGACACGCCCGCGTGCCCGCGAAGTTCACCACGGCAGACGGCTTCCAGCTCGGTACCTGGGTTAGCAACAGGCGTCGCCGCCGCGGGCAGCTCAGCCCGGACCAGGTCGCCCAACTGGAGGCGCTTCCCGGCTGGGTGTGGGACACGAAGGAGGACGGTTTCGCTGAGGGTCTGGAGAAGCTGCGCGCCTACGCCGACGAACACGGGCACGCCCGAGTACCTAAGACCTTCGTCACCGACGACGGCTTCCCGCTCGGGGGGTGGGTCAGCAAGAGGCGCAGCTTCCACCGAGACGGCAAGCTCAGCGCCGACCGGGAGGAACAGCTGGAGGCCGTGCCCGGCTGGGTGTGGGACAAGTACGAGGCGGACTTCGCCGAGGGCTTGGAGAAGCTGCGCGCCTACGCCGACGAGCACCGACACGCCCGGGTACCGGCCGTCTTCGTCACCGACGACGGCTTCCCGCTCGGGGGGTGGGTCAGAAAGAGGCGCAATTTCCACCGAGACGGCAAGCTCAGCGCCGACCGGGAGGAACAGCTGGAGGCCGTGCCCGGCTGGGTATGGGACGCACGCGAGGCGAGCTTCGCCGAGGGCCTGGAGAAGCTGCGCGCCTACGCCGACGAGCACCGACACGCCCGGGTACCGGCCGTCTTCGTCACCGACGACGGCTTCCCGCTCGGCGGGTGGGTTCGCGAGAGGCGTGGGCAGCGCGGGCGGCTCAGCGCCGACCGGGTCGCCCAGTTGGAGAAGGTGCCCGGTTGGGTGTGGGACGCGCGGCGCTAG
- a CDS encoding DinB family protein produces the protein MIDDFAKEYLHGQLKVTREALVWKLDGLSEYDVRRPLTATGTNLLGLVKHMATWEARYLGEIFGRPFPEPLPRWQDAEGSDLWVTQNETREQIIGFYQRAWDHADATIRELPIDAPGRVPWWPRPGVKLFNMMAHVLQDTTRHAGHADILRERLDGRTGVMAEYEERIDAAARAAHRAKIERAAQAVDGSAVKTRGD, from the coding sequence GTGATCGATGATTTCGCGAAGGAGTACCTGCATGGCCAGCTCAAGGTGACTCGTGAGGCGCTGGTCTGGAAGCTCGACGGCCTGTCCGAGTACGACGTCCGGCGTCCGCTGACGGCGACCGGGACGAACCTTCTCGGGCTTGTCAAACACATGGCGACCTGGGAGGCGAGGTACCTTGGTGAGATCTTCGGCCGTCCGTTCCCGGAGCCGCTGCCTCGCTGGCAGGACGCGGAGGGCAGCGACCTGTGGGTGACTCAGAACGAGACCCGCGAACAGATCATCGGCTTCTACCAGCGGGCCTGGGACCATGCTGACGCGACGATCAGAGAGCTTCCCATCGATGCCCCCGGCCGGGTGCCGTGGTGGCCGCGTCCCGGCGTGAAGCTGTTCAACATGATGGCCCACGTCCTGCAGGACACCACCCGGCATGCCGGCCACGCTGACATCCTGCGTGAGCGGCTCGACGGCCGGACCGGGGTGATGGCTGAGTACGAGGAGCGGATCGACGCGGCGGCCCGCGCCGCACACCGGGCGAAGATCGAGCGGGCTGCGCAGGCAGTAGACGGAAGTGCGGTCAAAACTCGCGGAGATTGA